Proteins encoded in a region of the Clostridium beijerinckii genome:
- a CDS encoding deoxyribonuclease IV: MLKIGCHLSASKGFKNMGEEAISIGGNTFQFFTRNPRGSKAKAIDETDIKEFLKLVEENNFSKILGHAPYTLNACSADENTRKFAVEVMKDDLERMEYIPNNLYNFHPGSHVKQGVEIGIKYISDMLNAVLKPEQTTTVLLETMAGKGTEIGRTFDELKEILNNVELSHKVGVCLDTCHVYDAGYDIVNNLDEVVEQFDKIIGLDKLCAIHLNDSMNPFGSHKDRHQKIGEGSIGLEGIKNIINHPMLCNLPFFLETPNELDGYAREIELLKSIYQN, translated from the coding sequence ATGTTAAAGATAGGTTGCCATTTATCGGCTTCAAAAGGATTCAAGAATATGGGAGAAGAGGCTATTAGCATAGGCGGAAATACATTTCAATTTTTTACTAGAAATCCAAGAGGGAGCAAAGCAAAGGCTATAGATGAAACAGATATAAAAGAATTTTTAAAGTTAGTAGAAGAAAATAATTTCTCTAAAATATTAGGTCATGCACCATATACGTTAAATGCTTGTTCTGCAGATGAGAACACAAGAAAGTTTGCAGTAGAGGTAATGAAGGATGATTTAGAGAGGATGGAGTATATTCCTAATAATCTTTATAATTTTCATCCAGGAAGTCATGTTAAGCAAGGCGTAGAGATTGGAATTAAATATATTTCAGATATGCTAAACGCAGTGCTTAAACCTGAACAAACAACTACTGTATTGCTTGAAACAATGGCAGGAAAGGGGACCGAAATTGGACGTACATTTGATGAATTGAAAGAGATTTTAAATAATGTAGAATTATCACACAAGGTAGGTGTTTGTCTTGATACATGTCATGTTTATGATGCAGGGTATGATATTGTTAATAATTTAGATGAAGTAGTAGAACAATTTGATAAGATAATTGGCTTAGATAAATTATGTGCAATACATTTAAATGATAGTATGAATCCATTTGGAAGTCATAAAGACAGGCATCAAAAAATAGGAGAAGGTTCTATTGGATTAGAGGGAATTAAGAATATTATTAATCATCCAATGTTATGCAATTTACCATTTTTCCTTGAGACACCAAATGAGCTTGATGGATATGCAAGGGAGATAGAATTATTGAAGAGTATATATCAAAATTAA
- a CDS encoding peptidylprolyl isomerase produces MRITKKKSFVFITIIVGIFLLVGCGNKNASNGKGEADNSSKTSESNEATPSANSKDLPIATIKVEGFGEIQAELYPEIAPNTVNNFIYLANKGFYNNLKFHRVIKGFMIQGGDPKGNGTGGPGYSIEGEFTSNGFANSLKHTKGVLSMARAQDPNSAGSQFFIMSGDAPNLDGEYAAFGKVISGLDIVDKIQNVETSSADAPKKDVVITSITVDTKGVEYKEPNKK; encoded by the coding sequence ATGAGGATCACGAAGAAGAAAAGTTTTGTTTTTATAACAATTATAGTGGGAATATTTTTATTGGTAGGTTGCGGAAATAAAAATGCTAGCAATGGAAAAGGGGAAGCAGATAATTCCTCTAAAACAAGTGAAAGCAATGAGGCAACTCCATCAGCAAATAGTAAGGACCTGCCAATAGCTACTATAAAAGTAGAAGGATTTGGAGAAATTCAAGCTGAATTATATCCTGAAATTGCTCCTAATACTGTTAACAACTTTATATATTTAGCCAATAAAGGCTTTTATAACAATTTAAAATTCCATAGAGTAATTAAAGGGTTTATGATCCAAGGAGGAGATCCTAAAGGAAATGGAACCGGTGGGCCAGGTTACTCAATTGAAGGGGAATTTACTTCTAATGGTTTTGCAAACAGTTTAAAGCATACAAAAGGAGTATTATCTATGGCAAGAGCACAAGATCCTAACAGTGCAGGAAGTCAATTTTTTATAATGTCAGGAGATGCACCAAATCTTGATGGAGAATATGCTGCTTTTGGAAAAGTAATATCAGGGTTAGATATAGTAGATAAAATTCAAAATGTAGAAACTAGTTCTGCTGATGCACCTAAAAAGGATGTTGTAATTACATCAATAACTGTTGATACAAAAGGTGTGGAATACAAAGAACCGAATAAAAAGTAA
- a CDS encoding carbon starvation CstA family protein has product MNSIVLVIIGALILILSYRFYGAFIAAKVLVLDESKKVPSEIYNDGKDYVPTNKWVLLGHHFAAIAGAGPLIGPVLAAQFGYLPGALWILIGSVAAGAVHDMIMLFASVRFNGESIAEIAKHTLGKRIGFITSISVIFILIITMAGLGLPVVNSLYNSPWGTFTVGATIPIAIFIGIYLKYIRPGKIGEATIIGMALIMLAVIFGPQIEGTTLGNFLTLDTKQLSVILVIYGFCAAALPVWLLLLPRDYLSTYMKLGVIGALVIGIIIVRPNLEMPALTQYVHGGGPVVSGKVFPFLFITIACGALSGFHSLISTGTTPKLIKSEKDILPIGYGSMLLEAFVSLMALIAATSLPTSDYFAINSLPEVFDKLNLVPKDLGMLESLVGEKLAGRPGGSVSLAVGMTYVFQKLPGASTLMSYWYHFCIMFEALFILTTIDSGTRIGRYLLQDLFGKMYKPLAKKDSKFNLVFFSALMSLSWGALLYSGNISTIWPLFGVANQTLAAIAFAIGTSVLIEMGKKKYTTITILPMIFIAITTSTASIENIFNNYIPNGKTTLTVLSVIILAMLIIILYECIKSWKNNWNKHPSDKINSITQAIQ; this is encoded by the coding sequence ATGAATTCTATTGTTTTAGTTATCATTGGTGCTTTAATTCTAATACTATCATACAGATTCTACGGCGCTTTCATTGCTGCAAAGGTATTGGTTTTAGATGAATCTAAAAAAGTTCCTTCAGAAATATACAATGATGGCAAGGATTATGTTCCAACAAATAAGTGGGTTCTGCTAGGTCATCACTTTGCAGCTATTGCAGGAGCCGGTCCTCTTATCGGACCCGTTTTAGCAGCCCAGTTTGGTTACCTTCCTGGTGCTCTCTGGATATTGATTGGTTCCGTTGCTGCTGGTGCAGTTCATGACATGATAATGCTTTTCGCATCAGTCAGGTTTAATGGTGAGTCCATAGCAGAAATTGCAAAGCATACATTAGGAAAAAGAATTGGCTTTATTACTTCCATTTCAGTTATTTTCATATTAATAATTACAATGGCTGGTCTTGGCTTACCAGTCGTTAACTCACTTTATAATAGCCCTTGGGGTACATTTACAGTTGGAGCTACTATTCCAATCGCAATTTTTATAGGAATTTATTTAAAATACATTAGACCTGGTAAAATAGGTGAGGCTACTATAATAGGTATGGCTTTAATAATGCTTGCAGTTATCTTTGGGCCACAAATTGAAGGTACAACTCTTGGTAATTTTTTGACTCTTGATACTAAACAACTATCTGTAATATTAGTAATCTATGGATTCTGTGCTGCGGCTTTACCTGTATGGCTATTATTATTACCTCGTGATTATCTAAGTACTTATATGAAACTTGGAGTTATTGGCGCTTTAGTTATCGGTATAATAATAGTCAGACCAAATTTAGAAATGCCTGCACTAACTCAATACGTTCATGGTGGTGGTCCGGTTGTCAGCGGTAAAGTATTTCCGTTTTTATTCATAACAATAGCATGTGGTGCGCTATCTGGATTCCATTCACTTATTAGCACTGGAACTACTCCAAAACTAATAAAGAGTGAAAAAGATATTCTTCCAATAGGTTATGGTTCTATGTTACTTGAGGCTTTTGTCTCCCTCATGGCATTGATTGCAGCTACATCATTGCCTACATCTGATTATTTTGCTATAAACTCCTTGCCAGAAGTTTTTGATAAATTAAATTTAGTCCCAAAAGATTTAGGAATGCTCGAGTCACTTGTTGGTGAGAAACTTGCTGGAAGGCCTGGTGGATCTGTGTCTTTAGCCGTTGGTATGACATATGTGTTCCAAAAGCTACCTGGTGCATCAACCTTAATGTCTTATTGGTATCATTTCTGTATAATGTTTGAAGCATTATTTATTTTAACAACTATAGATTCAGGAACAAGAATAGGAAGATATTTATTACAAGATCTTTTTGGCAAAATGTACAAACCACTTGCTAAAAAAGATTCTAAATTTAATCTAGTATTTTTCAGTGCATTAATGTCACTTAGCTGGGGAGCTTTACTTTATAGTGGTAACATTTCAACTATTTGGCCTCTATTTGGAGTCGCCAATCAAACTCTTGCCGCAATTGCTTTTGCAATCGGAACTTCTGTACTTATAGAGATGGGCAAGAAAAAATATACCACTATAACAATATTACCTATGATATTTATCGCTATAACAACTTCAACAGCTTCTATTGAAAATATCTTTAATAACTATATTCCAAATGGTAAGACTACATTAACCGTGTTATCAGTTATAATACTTGCTATGTTAATTATAATCCTATATGAATGTATTAAATCTTGGAAAAATAATTGGAATAAGCATCCCAGTGATAAAATAAACTCCATTACGCAAGCTATCCAATAA